One Actinoplanes missouriensis 431 DNA segment encodes these proteins:
- a CDS encoding APC family permease: MSSTATQPPGSQLSDALARDRLGVAAIVFFMMSAAAPLTVVAGVVPTGILVTGLTGFPIAFIAVALVLALFSVGYVAMARRIANAGAFYAYVSHGLGKPAGVGASWVALLSYNMFQVASYGGFGAIAQPLFLDWFGIDVQWWVLSLIAWALVAILGVRDVAVNGKVLATLLVAEIGLTLIFAIAEMLSDGFEPSTSALDPGALVGAGSGALLVMAVTGFVGFEQSVVFSEESRDPRRTVPRATYIAIALIAVVYAFACWAMISAAGDSVVDRAAAEGPELFFNLAAVQLGDTALHLGHILFLTSLIAAMISFHNIIARYMFSLGREGVLPRAFGRTVPGTGAPKNGSLAQSAVGLIVIVAYAVFGWDPLVQLFFWGGTSGGLGVLLLVTFTSFAVIGYFARKPEGEDLLHRVIAPVVSSVLLLVMSYLAVSNIAGLLGVEPGSTPAIVVPLSFAVLLAGGMLWALYLRSARPQIYSGIGLGARSATTTGGFSAALNETEYPR; encoded by the coding sequence GTGTCCTCGACCGCAACCCAACCCCCCGGAAGTCAGCTCTCCGACGCATTGGCCCGCGACCGCCTCGGCGTCGCCGCGATCGTCTTCTTCATGATGTCGGCGGCCGCGCCGCTGACCGTGGTCGCCGGCGTGGTGCCGACCGGCATCCTGGTGACCGGCCTGACCGGTTTCCCGATCGCCTTCATCGCGGTCGCCCTGGTCCTGGCGCTCTTCTCGGTCGGTTACGTGGCGATGGCCCGGCGCATCGCCAACGCCGGCGCGTTCTACGCCTACGTGTCGCACGGTCTCGGCAAGCCGGCCGGCGTCGGCGCGTCGTGGGTCGCGCTGCTGTCGTACAACATGTTCCAGGTCGCCTCGTACGGCGGTTTCGGCGCGATCGCGCAGCCGCTCTTCCTGGACTGGTTCGGCATCGACGTCCAGTGGTGGGTCCTCTCGCTGATCGCCTGGGCGCTCGTCGCGATCCTCGGCGTGCGTGACGTCGCCGTCAACGGCAAGGTGCTGGCCACCCTCCTGGTCGCTGAGATCGGCCTCACCCTGATCTTCGCGATCGCCGAGATGCTGTCGGACGGCTTCGAGCCCTCCACCAGCGCTCTCGACCCGGGCGCGCTGGTCGGCGCCGGCTCCGGCGCGCTGCTGGTCATGGCGGTCACCGGCTTCGTCGGCTTCGAGCAGTCGGTGGTCTTCAGCGAGGAGTCCCGCGACCCGCGCCGCACGGTGCCCCGCGCCACCTACATCGCGATCGCCCTGATCGCCGTCGTCTACGCGTTCGCCTGCTGGGCGATGATCTCCGCCGCCGGTGACAGCGTGGTGGACCGCGCCGCAGCCGAGGGCCCCGAGCTCTTCTTCAACCTGGCCGCCGTGCAGCTCGGCGACACCGCCCTGCACCTCGGGCACATCCTGTTCCTGACCTCGCTGATCGCCGCGATGATCTCGTTCCACAACATCATCGCCCGGTACATGTTCTCGCTCGGCCGCGAGGGCGTGCTGCCGCGCGCGTTCGGCCGTACCGTGCCGGGCACCGGCGCCCCGAAGAACGGCTCGCTCGCGCAGTCCGCGGTCGGCCTCATCGTCATCGTTGCCTACGCGGTCTTCGGCTGGGACCCGCTGGTCCAGCTCTTCTTCTGGGGCGGCACCAGCGGCGGCCTCGGCGTGCTGCTGCTCGTCACGTTCACCTCGTTCGCGGTGATCGGCTACTTCGCCCGCAAGCCCGAGGGCGAGGACCTGCTGCACCGGGTCATCGCGCCGGTGGTGAGCTCGGTGCTGCTGCTGGTCATGTCGTACCTGGCGGTCTCCAACATCGCCGGTCTGCTCGGTGTGGAGCCGGGCAGCACCCCGGCGATCGTGGTGCCGCTCTCCTTCGCGGTGCTGCTGGCCGGCGGCATGCTCTGGGCGCTCTACCTGCGCTCGGCCCGCCCGCAGATCTATTCCGGCATCGGCCTCGGCGCCCGCAGCGCCACGACCACCGGTGGCTTCTCGGCCGCGCTGAACGAGACGGAGTACCCCCGATGA
- the iolB gene encoding 5-deoxy-glucuronate isomerase, producing MPEHTGWPTRDQPVMNTPRVNPLVRRGSSAERPYDVMVSPENAGWHYSGLRVVALPVGGRVRFVTGNDEMLVLPLTGGCDVACDDERLTLTGRRSVFSRVTDFAYLPRDSVVTLRAPNGGRFALPAARAGRKLPFRYGPAEDVPVELRGAGQASRQVNNFCTPEAFETDRLIACEVLTPGGNWSSYPPHKHDEEGPGESCLEEIYYFEVTSSPGGGPGSGYQRVYGHPDRPIDVCTEVRTGDVILVPYGWHGPSMAVPGYDLYYLNVMAGPGERRWEVRDDPAHGWVRGRWAGQEIDPRLPLTSVRERRRL from the coding sequence ATGCCTGAGCACACCGGCTGGCCCACCCGCGACCAGCCGGTGATGAACACCCCGCGCGTCAACCCGCTGGTACGGCGGGGCAGCTCCGCCGAGCGCCCGTACGACGTGATGGTCAGCCCGGAGAACGCCGGCTGGCACTACAGCGGCCTGCGCGTGGTGGCCCTCCCGGTCGGTGGCCGGGTCCGGTTCGTGACCGGCAACGACGAGATGCTGGTGCTGCCCCTGACCGGTGGCTGCGACGTGGCCTGCGACGACGAGCGCCTCACGCTGACCGGCCGCCGCAGCGTCTTCTCCCGGGTGACCGACTTCGCCTATCTGCCACGGGACAGCGTGGTCACCCTGCGCGCGCCGAACGGCGGCCGGTTCGCGCTGCCCGCCGCGCGGGCCGGCCGGAAACTGCCGTTCCGCTACGGACCGGCCGAGGACGTGCCCGTCGAGTTGCGCGGCGCCGGGCAGGCCAGCCGTCAGGTGAACAACTTCTGCACCCCGGAGGCGTTCGAGACCGACCGGCTGATCGCCTGCGAGGTGCTCACGCCGGGCGGGAACTGGTCGTCGTACCCGCCGCACAAGCACGACGAGGAGGGGCCGGGGGAGTCCTGCCTGGAGGAGATCTACTACTTCGAGGTCACCTCCAGCCCGGGCGGCGGGCCGGGCAGCGGGTACCAGCGCGTCTACGGCCACCCGGACCGCCCGATCGACGTCTGCACCGAGGTCCGCACCGGCGATGTGATCCTGGTGCCGTACGGCTGGCACGGCCCGTCGATGGCGGTGCCCGGCTACGACCTGTACTACCTCAACGTGATGGCCGGTCCCGGCGAGCGGCGCTGGGAGGTCCGTGACGACCCGGCGCACGGCTGGGTCCGCGGCCGCTGGGCCGGGCAGGAGATCGACCCCCGGCTGCCACTCACCTCGGTACGGGAGCGGAGGCGCCTGTGA
- a CDS encoding GOLPH3/VPS74 family protein codes for MYLTAHDTIRGKSLLSPATLGLGLGAALLGELMLWRRVDLIETELVVIDERPTGDAATTAVLEQLRREAGQHGVRNWLAYLSTGIATDLVERRLARIGLIKRVEKRGLLSTKVSFVPADSMTAGWPATRLRTKVSRDEALDVADLLLAGLILATGLDQHVLATLNARDRARLFDQFRRHFPAMLQQLVAQAEAAVGDAVMARRA; via the coding sequence TTGTACCTCACAGCTCACGACACCATTCGTGGCAAGTCCCTGCTGTCCCCGGCCACGCTCGGCCTCGGACTCGGCGCGGCTCTGCTCGGTGAACTGATGTTGTGGCGGCGCGTCGACCTGATCGAGACCGAGCTCGTGGTCATCGACGAACGGCCGACCGGCGACGCCGCGACCACCGCCGTGCTGGAGCAGCTACGCCGGGAAGCAGGTCAGCACGGCGTGCGCAACTGGCTCGCCTACCTCTCCACCGGGATTGCCACCGACCTGGTCGAGCGCCGTCTCGCCCGGATCGGACTGATCAAACGGGTGGAGAAGCGCGGTCTGCTCAGCACGAAGGTCTCCTTCGTGCCGGCTGACTCGATGACGGCCGGCTGGCCCGCCACCCGGCTGCGCACCAAGGTCTCCCGCGACGAGGCGCTCGACGTGGCCGACCTGCTCCTCGCCGGTCTGATCCTGGCCACCGGTCTGGACCAGCACGTACTCGCGACCCTGAACGCCCGCGACCGGGCCCGGCTGTTCGACCAGTTCCGCCGGCACTTCCCCGCCATGCTGCAGCAGCTCGTCGCGCAGGCGGAAGCGGCGGTCGGCGACGCGGTCATGGCCCGCCGAGCCTGA
- a CDS encoding GNAT family N-acetyltransferase — MSDLVIRAIRQDEIPAVGAMISNAFDDLAANHYLVPVAAERENVMAGFFTLESETAFRQGRIEVIDHPDGGYAAAAVWFDRETDLPEAEAYMERLEAIAGEHFERFGALGELFEKNHPTDAHWHLAFLGVRPSEQGRGLGGALMQRVHDDLDAKGVPAYLEATNENNVRLYRRYGYQPMDPCEIYLPDGTAFYRMWRPAS, encoded by the coding sequence ATGAGCGACCTCGTGATCCGCGCCATCCGCCAGGACGAGATCCCGGCCGTCGGCGCGATGATCTCCAACGCCTTCGACGACCTGGCCGCGAACCACTACCTGGTCCCGGTTGCGGCCGAGCGTGAGAACGTGATGGCCGGCTTCTTCACCCTGGAGTCGGAGACCGCCTTCCGGCAGGGCCGGATCGAGGTCATCGACCACCCGGACGGCGGCTACGCGGCCGCCGCGGTCTGGTTCGACCGGGAGACCGACCTGCCCGAGGCCGAGGCCTACATGGAGCGTCTCGAGGCGATCGCCGGTGAGCACTTCGAGCGCTTCGGCGCCCTGGGCGAGCTTTTCGAGAAGAACCACCCGACCGACGCGCACTGGCACCTGGCCTTCCTCGGTGTCCGCCCGTCGGAGCAGGGCCGGGGTCTCGGTGGCGCGCTGATGCAGCGCGTCCACGACGACCTGGACGCCAAGGGCGTGCCGGCGTACCTGGAGGCCACGAACGAGAACAACGTGCGCCTCTACCGCCGGTACGGTTACCAGCCGATGGACCCGTGCGAGATCTACCTGCCGGACGGGACGGCGTTCTACCGCATGTGGCGTCCGGCTTCCTGA